One window of Streptomyces sp. FIT100 genomic DNA carries:
- a CDS encoding penicillin-binding transpeptidase domain-containing protein, with product MTRYMRRAAAICLLLLAALLVNAVRVQVIDAGELNANQANRRPLIARYAAPRGDIVVGGRTVTGSKDTRQQLRYERTYRNGPLYAPVTGYSSQLYGDTLLEYAEDGVLTGTDPLLAPLPLWNDFTRSRRPGGTVVTTVEPTLQRIAYDGLAGRRGAVVALDPSSGRILALVSSPSYDPGALSGNSAAVTSEWQRLNGAVHQPMLNRAIRQTYPPGSTFKIVTAAAALDARVVTDPDARTDTPDPYVLPTTRTKLPNPVKGCRKASLAYAIQWSCNTVMANLGVKVGLERMLDAVGRFGFNDRGLRIPSRVAVSNFDRRMSVDQLALSSIGQFDTTATPLQMAMVAAAVANGGELAYPYLVDRTTTRDGDTVRTTPRRTYQRAMNPATALELRRLMVEAVEKGTGSSAAIKGAVVGGKTGTAQHGLGNTGTPYAWFIAWAQHPKAGRPAVAVAVVVEDAEADRAEISGGGDAAPIARAMMQTALRGAR from the coding sequence ATGACCCGCTACATGCGGCGCGCCGCCGCCATCTGTCTGCTCCTGCTGGCCGCGCTGCTGGTCAACGCCGTGCGCGTGCAGGTCATCGACGCCGGCGAGCTCAACGCGAACCAGGCCAACCGGCGCCCCCTCATCGCCCGTTACGCGGCCCCGCGCGGCGACATCGTCGTCGGCGGCCGGACGGTCACCGGCTCCAAGGACACCCGGCAGCAGCTCCGCTACGAGCGTACGTACCGCAACGGCCCGCTCTACGCGCCCGTCACCGGCTACTCCTCCCAGCTCTACGGCGACACGCTGCTGGAGTACGCCGAGGACGGGGTGCTGACCGGCACGGACCCGCTGCTCGCCCCGCTCCCCCTCTGGAACGACTTCACCCGCTCGCGCAGGCCCGGCGGCACCGTTGTCACCACCGTCGAGCCCACGCTCCAGCGGATCGCGTACGACGGTCTCGCCGGGCGGCGGGGCGCCGTCGTCGCGCTCGACCCGTCGAGCGGCCGGATCCTGGCGCTGGTCAGCAGCCCGTCGTACGACCCGGGGGCGCTCTCCGGGAACAGCGCGGCGGTGACCTCGGAGTGGCAGCGGCTCAACGGGGCCGTGCACCAGCCGATGCTCAACCGGGCGATCCGGCAGACGTATCCGCCCGGCTCCACCTTCAAGATCGTGACGGCGGCGGCGGCGCTGGACGCGCGGGTCGTCACCGACCCCGACGCCCGCACCGACACGCCCGACCCGTACGTCCTGCCCACCACGCGGACGAAGCTGCCCAACCCGGTGAAGGGCTGCAGGAAGGCGTCGCTGGCCTACGCGATCCAGTGGTCCTGCAACACGGTGATGGCCAACCTCGGCGTGAAGGTGGGGCTGGAGCGGATGCTCGACGCGGTGGGCAGGTTCGGCTTCAACGACCGCGGGCTGAGGATCCCCTCCCGGGTGGCCGTCTCCAACTTCGACCGGCGCATGAGCGTGGACCAGCTGGCACTGTCGTCGATCGGCCAGTTCGACACCACGGCGACGCCGCTCCAGATGGCGATGGTCGCGGCGGCCGTCGCCAACGGCGGGGAGCTGGCCTACCCGTACCTGGTCGACCGGACCACGACCCGGGACGGCGACACGGTGCGCACGACGCCCCGCCGCACCTACCAGCGCGCGATGAACCCGGCGACGGCGCTGGAGCTGCGGCGGCTGATGGTCGAGGCGGTCGAGAAGGGCACCGGGTCGAGCGCGGCGATCAAGGGCGCGGTGGTCGGCGGCAAGACGGGCACGGCCCAGCACGGCCTCGGCAACACGGGCACGCCCTACGCCTGGTTCATCGCCTGGGCCCAGCACCCCAAGGCCGGCCGCCCCGCGGTGGCGGTCGCGGTGGTCGTCGAGGACGCGGAGGCCGACCGCGCCGAGATCAGCGGCGGCGGCGACGCGGCACCCATCGCCCGCGCGATGATGCAGACGGCGCTGCGGGGTGCGCGGTGA
- a CDS encoding TetR/AcrR family transcriptional regulator, whose product MTPTAPAANRAYRRLSVEERRSQLLRAALTLFAHRAPEDVSLDDVAEAAGVSRPLVYRYFPGGKQQLYEAALRSSADAIVLCFAEPTTGPPTERLGRVLDRYLVFVDEHDAGFSALLRGGSVAETSRTTAIVDEVRRAAAEQILVHLGVTEAGARLRMMVRTWIAAVEAASLIWLDEEKLPPAPELREWLVDHLIGLLVATAASDEETAGVVRKLLALETATGPVAALLRRALPVVGEGGHLLHPSDSRER is encoded by the coding sequence ATGACCCCGACTGCTCCCGCGGCGAACCGCGCGTACCGGCGCCTCAGCGTCGAGGAGCGGCGCAGCCAGCTGCTCCGCGCCGCCCTCACGCTGTTCGCCCACCGCGCGCCCGAGGACGTGTCGCTCGACGACGTCGCCGAGGCCGCCGGGGTCTCCCGGCCGCTGGTCTACCGCTACTTCCCGGGCGGGAAGCAGCAGTTGTACGAGGCGGCCCTGCGCAGCTCCGCCGACGCGATCGTGCTGTGCTTCGCGGAGCCGACCACCGGGCCGCCCACCGAACGCCTCGGCCGGGTGCTGGACCGCTACCTCGTCTTCGTCGACGAGCACGACGCCGGGTTCAGCGCACTGCTGCGCGGCGGGAGCGTCGCCGAGACGTCCCGCACCACCGCGATCGTCGACGAGGTGCGGCGCGCCGCCGCCGAGCAGATCCTGGTCCACCTCGGGGTCACGGAGGCGGGCGCACGGCTGCGGATGATGGTGCGCACATGGATCGCCGCCGTCGAGGCGGCCTCGCTGATCTGGCTGGACGAGGAGAAGCTGCCCCCGGCCCCGGAGCTGCGGGAGTGGCTCGTCGACCACCTCATCGGGCTGCTGGTCGCGACGGCGGCATCCGACGAGGAGACCGCGGGGGTCGTGAGGAAGCTGCTCGCGCTGGAGACCGCGACGGGCCCGGTCGCGGCGCTGCTGCGGCGCGCGCTCCCCGTCGTGGGCGAAGGCGGCCACCTCCTGCACCCCTCCGATTCCCGGGAGCGGTGA
- a CDS encoding diiron oxygenase: MTTGTERDLTLLRDALGPLRDREQVAQRLLESSAKHSFDPDEELDWDAPFEEGKWFWPPELVTLYDTPLWKRMSEEQRMDLARHEAASLASLGIWFEIILMQLLVRHIYDKSVTSSHVRYALTEIADECRHSMMFAKLIQKGGAPAYPVPRFYHNLARVLKTVSTTPGSFAATLLGEEILDWMQRLTFPDERVQTLVRGVTRIHVVEEARHVRYAREELRRQMVTAPRWEQEFTRLSCGEAARVFSVCFVSPKVYESVGLDRREAVAQVKASGHRREVMQTGAKRLTDFLDDIGVLRGAGRRLWKSSGLLA, encoded by the coding sequence ATGACGACTGGGACCGAACGCGATCTCACTCTCCTCCGCGATGCCCTCGGCCCGCTCCGGGACCGCGAACAGGTCGCCCAGCGCCTGCTCGAATCCTCGGCGAAGCACTCCTTCGACCCCGACGAGGAGCTCGACTGGGACGCCCCGTTCGAGGAGGGCAAGTGGTTCTGGCCGCCCGAGCTGGTCACCCTGTACGACACTCCGCTGTGGAAGCGGATGTCCGAGGAGCAGCGGATGGACCTGGCGCGCCACGAGGCGGCGTCGCTGGCCTCGCTCGGCATCTGGTTCGAGATCATCCTGATGCAGCTGCTGGTGCGGCACATCTACGACAAGTCCGTGACGAGCAGTCATGTCCGGTACGCGCTGACCGAGATCGCCGACGAGTGCCGGCACTCGATGATGTTCGCGAAGCTGATCCAGAAGGGCGGCGCCCCGGCCTACCCGGTGCCGCGCTTCTACCACAACCTGGCACGCGTCCTGAAGACGGTCTCGACGACTCCGGGCTCGTTCGCGGCGACGCTGCTCGGTGAGGAGATCCTCGACTGGATGCAGCGCCTGACCTTCCCGGACGAGCGGGTCCAGACCCTGGTGCGGGGCGTGACGCGGATCCATGTGGTGGAGGAGGCCCGGCATGTGCGGTACGCCCGCGAGGAGCTGCGCCGCCAGATGGTCACCGCACCGCGGTGGGAGCAGGAGTTCACGCGGCTCAGCTGCGGCGAGGCGGCGCGGGTCTTCTCCGTCTGCTTCGTCAGCCCGAAGGTGTACGAGAGCGTCGGCCTCGACCGGCGGGAGGCGGTCGCCCAGGTGAAGGCGAGCGGCCACCGCCGCGAGGTGATGCAGACGGGCGCCAAGCGGCTCACCGACTTCCTGGACGACATCGGCGTGCTGCGGGGCGCGGGGCGCAGGCTGTGGAAGAGCTCGGGCCTGCTGGCCTGA
- a CDS encoding FtsW/RodA/SpoVE family cell cycle protein has protein sequence MTATAADAPPPALRPQARRGVELSLLVCAVLISVYGYAAVGLNHDGALPPDAVAYGAGLGLLALLAHLAVRLRAPYADPLLLPIAVLLNGLGLVLIYRLDLETPGDRAAPAQLVWSTLGVALFIAAVVLLRDHRLLQRYAYVSVAAALVLMIVPIFFPAVNGARIWIRIGGFSFQPGEFAKILLAVFFAAYLAANQGALAYTGRRIWKFQFPTGRVLGPIVAIWLLSVAVLVLERDLGTSLLFFGLFVIMLYVATGRTGWIAVGLLLAAVGALAVGTLEPHVHGRVEVWREPFASIEAGQGPGQLAQALFSFAAGGIQGTGLGAGHSILIGFAAKSDFILATAGEELGLAGLTALFLLYGLLVARGYQAGLALRDTFGRLLAVGLAAIVAVQVFVIAGGVTGLIPLTGMAMPFLAQGGSSVVTNWIIVALLIRLSDSARTPDPEPPPAELPAPPALAAAPADGDGR, from the coding sequence ATGACCGCAACGGCAGCGGACGCTCCCCCGCCCGCACTTCGCCCGCAGGCACGGCGGGGGGTCGAGCTCTCGCTCCTCGTCTGCGCCGTCCTCATCTCCGTCTACGGCTACGCCGCCGTCGGCCTCAACCACGACGGCGCCCTTCCGCCCGACGCGGTCGCCTACGGCGCGGGCCTGGGCCTGCTCGCCCTGCTCGCGCATCTCGCCGTACGGCTGCGCGCCCCGTACGCCGATCCCCTGCTGCTCCCGATCGCGGTCCTGCTCAACGGCCTCGGCCTGGTGCTGATCTACCGGCTCGACCTGGAGACGCCCGGCGACCGGGCCGCCCCCGCCCAGCTCGTGTGGTCCACCCTCGGTGTCGCGCTCTTCATCGCGGCCGTGGTCCTGCTCCGTGACCACCGGCTGCTCCAGCGGTACGCCTATGTCTCGGTCGCCGCCGCTCTCGTCCTGATGATCGTGCCGATCTTCTTCCCCGCCGTGAACGGAGCCCGCATCTGGATCCGGATCGGCGGGTTCTCCTTCCAGCCCGGCGAGTTCGCCAAGATCCTGCTCGCGGTGTTCTTCGCCGCGTATCTCGCCGCCAACCAGGGCGCGCTCGCCTATACCGGCCGACGGATCTGGAAGTTCCAGTTCCCCACGGGGCGGGTCCTCGGCCCCATCGTCGCGATCTGGCTGCTCAGCGTCGCGGTCCTGGTCCTCGAACGGGACCTCGGCACCTCGCTGCTCTTCTTCGGCCTCTTCGTGATCATGCTGTACGTGGCGACGGGGCGGACGGGCTGGATCGCCGTCGGACTGCTGCTCGCCGCCGTCGGCGCGCTCGCCGTCGGCACCCTCGAACCGCATGTGCACGGCCGGGTCGAGGTCTGGCGCGAGCCGTTCGCCTCCATCGAGGCGGGCCAGGGGCCCGGACAGCTCGCCCAGGCGCTGTTCTCCTTCGCCGCCGGCGGGATCCAGGGCACCGGCCTCGGAGCCGGGCACTCCATCCTGATCGGCTTCGCCGCCAAGTCCGACTTCATCCTGGCCACCGCGGGCGAGGAGCTGGGACTCGCCGGACTGACCGCGCTCTTCCTGCTCTACGGGCTGCTGGTGGCCCGCGGCTACCAGGCGGGCCTCGCCCTCCGCGACACCTTCGGCCGGCTCCTGGCCGTCGGTCTCGCCGCCATCGTCGCCGTCCAGGTCTTCGTCATCGCGGGCGGGGTGACCGGGCTGATCCCGCTCACCGGCATGGCGATGCCGTTCCTCGCACAGGGCGGTTCGTCGGTCGTCACCAACTGGATCATCGTGGCGCTGCTCATCCGCCTCAGCGACTCGGCCCGGACACCGGACCCCGAGCCGCCGCCGGCGGAGCTGCCGGCACCGCCCGCCCTGGCCGCGGCACCGGCGGACGGGGACGGACGATGA
- a CDS encoding ferritin-like domain-containing protein, with amino-acid sequence MSTFDRYTSPPKERVWSVPASGAARFNWEYDHGRDRLLALYQKGKDKQWDGAKRIDWELEVDPYDPLGTPDEAIVLHGTRHWPKLTEKDKGELRRTYTAWQFSQFLHGEQGAMVCAARIVESVPDLDAKFYSATQTMDEARHAEIYGRFLHEKIGLLYPIDDNLQGLLGDTLRDSRWDMPYLGMQVLIEGLALAAFGMIRDTTEKPLPKQILAYVMQDEARHVAFGRMALRDYYQQLTDAELREREEFVIEGCYLMRDRIRGIEVLEDFGIPRKEAEEYTEQSEFLHLFRKLLFSRIVPCVKDIGLWGERLQRAYVDMGVFDLGDSNLDLLMTQDEEVADHLDRERFAAEEAERVAEVRRTIAEGEG; translated from the coding sequence GTGTCGACGTTTGACCGCTACACCAGCCCGCCCAAGGAACGTGTCTGGTCCGTCCCGGCCTCCGGCGCGGCCCGCTTCAACTGGGAGTACGACCACGGGCGCGACCGCCTTCTCGCCCTCTACCAGAAGGGCAAGGACAAGCAGTGGGACGGCGCCAAGCGGATCGACTGGGAGCTTGAGGTCGACCCGTACGACCCGCTCGGCACCCCGGACGAGGCGATCGTGCTGCACGGCACCCGCCACTGGCCGAAGCTCACCGAGAAGGACAAGGGCGAGCTGCGGCGGACCTACACCGCCTGGCAGTTCAGCCAGTTCCTGCACGGCGAGCAGGGGGCGATGGTGTGCGCGGCGCGGATCGTCGAGTCCGTGCCCGACCTCGACGCGAAGTTCTACTCCGCGACCCAGACCATGGACGAGGCCCGGCACGCGGAGATCTACGGACGCTTCCTGCACGAGAAGATCGGCCTGCTCTACCCGATCGACGACAACCTCCAGGGCCTCCTCGGCGACACCCTGCGCGACTCCCGCTGGGACATGCCCTACCTCGGCATGCAGGTGCTCATCGAGGGCCTCGCGCTCGCCGCCTTCGGAATGATCCGGGACACCACCGAGAAGCCGCTGCCCAAACAGATCCTGGCGTACGTCATGCAGGACGAGGCCCGGCACGTCGCCTTCGGGCGGATGGCGCTGCGCGACTACTACCAGCAGCTGACGGACGCGGAGCTGCGCGAGCGCGAGGAGTTCGTCATCGAGGGCTGCTACCTGATGCGCGACCGGATCCGCGGGATCGAGGTGCTGGAGGACTTCGGCATCCCCCGCAAGGAGGCGGAGGAGTACACCGAGCAGTCCGAGTTCCTGCACCTCTTCAGGAAGCTGCTCTTCAGCCGGATCGTGCCGTGCGTCAAGGACATCGGCCTGTGGGGCGAGCGGCTCCAGAGGGCCTACGTCGACATGGGCGTCTTCGACCTCGGCGACTCCAACCTCGACCTGCTGATGACCCAGGACGAGGAAGTCGCGGACCATCTGGACCGCGAACGCTTCGCGGCGGAGGAGGCCGAGCGGGTGGCCGAGGTCCGGCGGACGATCGCGGAGGGCGAGGGCTGA